In Haliotis asinina isolate JCU_RB_2024 chromosome 16, JCU_Hal_asi_v2, whole genome shotgun sequence, the following are encoded in one genomic region:
- the LOC137268199 gene encoding uncharacterized protein isoform X1 codes for MTMNIPRLASKCMEHPLRVATATPENRQTCRQQTNAGLAFANTAYGLLPACVDLISGLIHDVRQVPCQCYVCQPWKLSLYFLACLLLVGMAPISLGAPIASIQYHQHGRVTTCLIATCRRGYETVPCTTDGSTDTCQVCPADKYQPVDNITSDQHLSCFQVYCAPDNQRLVRRGEPGPGNPPVCECDTSRNYYQHSNLKKDCRHRLCDRLENLMLNGSCVCKEGRVRNKSGRCVWRELMSPAAAPTTSAQGTQSQVTQILTSNTAANDVMGAVSTLSPTVAISTTPTTATTGISNPGVMQEYKWLIIVLVVLLVLGLGLGLGVLYKVVEWRRRRYVREIPVTEECHRLTSKETSTGTPTTSSETSEKEEKSPSHLTINNYYNTHNFVGNRSVQYGDHNQTVQQGAAEQEEKQ; via the exons ACTGGCCAGTAAGTGCATGGAACATCCCCTGAGAGTTGCCACAGCAACACCAGAAAATCGTCAGACATGTAGACAACAGACGAATGCAGGACTGGCCTTCGCTAATACAGCTTATGGGCTTCTGCCTGCCTGTGTGGACCTGATTTCAG GTCTGATCCATGATGTGAGACAGGTCCCATGTCAGTGCTATGTTTGCCAGCCATGGAAACTCTCCTTATATTTCCTGGCCTGTCTG ctgctggtgGGAATGGCGCCTATTTCCTTGGGTGCTCCAATAGCAAGTATACAGTATCACCAACATGGCCGGGTCACCACCTGCCTCATCGCCACTTGCCGTAGAG GCTATGAGACGGTGCCCTGTACAACTGATGGCTCCACAGACACCTGTCAAGTGTGTCCTGCAGATAAGTACCAGCCAGTGGACAACATAACTTCGGACCAGCACCTGTCATGTTTCCAAGTCTATTGTGCTCCAG ACAATCAAAGGCTGGTGCGTCGAGGGGAGCCTGGTCCAGGAAACCCACCGGTCTGTGAGTGTGACACCTCCAGGAATTACTACCAACACAGCAACTTAAAAAAAGACTGCAGACACAGGTTGTGTGATAGACTGGAGAATCTCATGCTAAATG GAAGCTGTGTGTGTAAAGAAGGTCGGGTGAGAAATAAAAGTGGACGCTGTGTTTGGCGGGAGTTGATGTCGCCTGCTGCAGCACCAACAACCAGTGCTCAGG GTACTCAGTCTCAGGTAACACAGATTCTGACATCAAACACTGCAGCAAACGATGTCATGGGAGCAGTTTCAACACTGTCACCAACTGTAGCCATTTCAACCACACCAACTACTGCAACGACTGGAATTTCAAA TCCTGGTGTAATGCAAGAATACAAATGGCTGATCATAGTGCTGGTGGTGTTGCTGgtgctggggctggggctgggccTTGGTGTCTTGTATAAAGTTGTTG AATGGAGAAGGAGGCGCTATGTACGAGAAATCCCAGTTACTGAAGAGTGTCATCGATTGACTTCAAAAGAGACCAGCACAG GTACTCCCACAACGTCCTCAGAAACATCAGAGAAAGAGGAGAAAAGTCCGTCACATCTGACAATCAATAACTACTACAATACCCACAACTTTGTTGGTAACAGGAGTGTACAATATGGAGACCACAACCAGACGGTGCAGCAAGGTGCAGCAGAACAGGAGGAAAAACAGTAG
- the LOC137268199 gene encoding uncharacterized protein isoform X2 yields MEHPLRVATATPENRQTCRQQTNAGLAFANTAYGLLPACVDLISGLIHDVRQVPCQCYVCQPWKLSLYFLACLLLVGMAPISLGAPIASIQYHQHGRVTTCLIATCRRGYETVPCTTDGSTDTCQVCPADKYQPVDNITSDQHLSCFQVYCAPDNQRLVRRGEPGPGNPPVCECDTSRNYYQHSNLKKDCRHRLCDRLENLMLNGSCVCKEGRVRNKSGRCVWRELMSPAAAPTTSAQGTQSQVTQILTSNTAANDVMGAVSTLSPTVAISTTPTTATTGISNPGVMQEYKWLIIVLVVLLVLGLGLGLGVLYKVVEWRRRRYVREIPVTEECHRLTSKETSTGTPTTSSETSEKEEKSPSHLTINNYYNTHNFVGNRSVQYGDHNQTVQQGAAEQEEKQ; encoded by the exons ATGGAACATCCCCTGAGAGTTGCCACAGCAACACCAGAAAATCGTCAGACATGTAGACAACAGACGAATGCAGGACTGGCCTTCGCTAATACAGCTTATGGGCTTCTGCCTGCCTGTGTGGACCTGATTTCAG GTCTGATCCATGATGTGAGACAGGTCCCATGTCAGTGCTATGTTTGCCAGCCATGGAAACTCTCCTTATATTTCCTGGCCTGTCTG ctgctggtgGGAATGGCGCCTATTTCCTTGGGTGCTCCAATAGCAAGTATACAGTATCACCAACATGGCCGGGTCACCACCTGCCTCATCGCCACTTGCCGTAGAG GCTATGAGACGGTGCCCTGTACAACTGATGGCTCCACAGACACCTGTCAAGTGTGTCCTGCAGATAAGTACCAGCCAGTGGACAACATAACTTCGGACCAGCACCTGTCATGTTTCCAAGTCTATTGTGCTCCAG ACAATCAAAGGCTGGTGCGTCGAGGGGAGCCTGGTCCAGGAAACCCACCGGTCTGTGAGTGTGACACCTCCAGGAATTACTACCAACACAGCAACTTAAAAAAAGACTGCAGACACAGGTTGTGTGATAGACTGGAGAATCTCATGCTAAATG GAAGCTGTGTGTGTAAAGAAGGTCGGGTGAGAAATAAAAGTGGACGCTGTGTTTGGCGGGAGTTGATGTCGCCTGCTGCAGCACCAACAACCAGTGCTCAGG GTACTCAGTCTCAGGTAACACAGATTCTGACATCAAACACTGCAGCAAACGATGTCATGGGAGCAGTTTCAACACTGTCACCAACTGTAGCCATTTCAACCACACCAACTACTGCAACGACTGGAATTTCAAA TCCTGGTGTAATGCAAGAATACAAATGGCTGATCATAGTGCTGGTGGTGTTGCTGgtgctggggctggggctgggccTTGGTGTCTTGTATAAAGTTGTTG AATGGAGAAGGAGGCGCTATGTACGAGAAATCCCAGTTACTGAAGAGTGTCATCGATTGACTTCAAAAGAGACCAGCACAG GTACTCCCACAACGTCCTCAGAAACATCAGAGAAAGAGGAGAAAAGTCCGTCACATCTGACAATCAATAACTACTACAATACCCACAACTTTGTTGGTAACAGGAGTGTACAATATGGAGACCACAACCAGACGGTGCAGCAAGGTGCAGCAGAACAGGAGGAAAAACAGTAG